One Gardnerella vaginalis genomic window, CTTCATTTTTGGTTGATTCCACTTGGCATTTTTGCAGGACTTATTGGCTCTCTAATGAACAGATCCTTACTTGGATTGCAAACATTGTATAAGTATTTGCCAAAATGGGCTCCTGTATCTGTAGCATGTTTAATCGCAATCCCTGTTGGCTTGTATTTGCCGGATGTTCTAGGTGGAGGCTCTAATCTTGTTAAGCTATCTGAATATGGCAAAGTAAGCATAGCGCTTTTGTGCCTTCTGTTTATTGCAAAAATGCTATTTACTTCTACGAGCTTTGGATGTGGCGCGCCTGGCGGAATTTTTATGCCAATTCTTGCTGTTGGCGCTCTTGCAGGCGGCGTTGCTTCTCGCGCAATAATAAGCATTCCACTTCTTGGCATTGACTCAAAGCTAATGCCTATTTTTACAGTGTGCGTTATGGCTGGCACGCTTTCGGCTTCTGTAAAAGCTCCTCTAACTTCGATTTTGCTCACTGTAGAAATGTCAGGAACAATGATTCACACTCTTCCAGTTGCTGCGTCTGCTTTTATTGCGCTTCTTGTATCCGATATTTTGCGCACTAAACCAATCTATGGCGAACTTCTTGAAAGATATATGGCTTCCAGTCCAAAACTCGTACGTTAGTACACCAAAAACAGCCAACAAAAACAGCAATGTGGATAACTTTTTGGCGGAATTGCAACGTTTATTGATCCTTTAACCACATTGTTTAAATAGTATTGCCTAATGCTTTAGTATGCGATTCAATAGCCACATGGACAATATGGCTATTGATAATTACGATGTTCCTTCTTGCGTTCCGCGCATTATAGAAACGTACCCGCCTCAGGCGAGTGCGATAAAAAGTATGCGCAAAAGTACGTCTGATAGTGACAAGCTGGAAGATTCGACTGTTATCGCATCTTTGAATCATGTGAATCATGTGGATCATGCAGATTACTCAAATCATGTAGATTACGCGACTGGTGTATCTTCTACTTCAGTTCGTAGTGATTTTGATGCATTCGATAATCATAGTGTTCAAGAAAATATTGGTAGCTTGAACTATTCGCTAAAGCCTTTTCCAAAAAATGTTGTAATCGGTTCATCGGCAAATGATGGAGTTGGTTTAAGCACTACTCTTGCTCTTCTGGCAAGTCATATATCTAGTAAAAAATATGTTGTTGCACTAATCGACGCAGATATTTCTAACGGTGGATTAGATGTTTTGTTGGGATTAGAGCAGGACGAAGGCAGAAGATTGCAGGAGGTTCAAGCTCCTTTAGGACGATTAGACGGATATGTACTGCGTTGTGAACTTTTGCACTGGAATAACGTTGATATTTTGGCTTACGCTCCTTGGAAGAGTGAAGAGCCTAAGTCATGGGTTATTGAAGCTGCTATTAGAGGTCTTTCCAACGCTTGTGATGTAGTAATTGTTGATATTGGATCTGGATTTTCAGCAAGAAGGCTTTTAAAGAATCTTCCAACTTTGGCGCAAGTTCCAACCATATTTGCTGCAGAGCTTAGTGTTCTTGGCCTTGCCAGATTGCGCGCATATTGGCGAAGCCTAGAATCTGACCATAAAGATTACTCTAGAAAACTAACTTCTATTGTTGCAGGATTAAATCCGCGTGGTCTTTCTAAAAGGTTTTGCCCTGTAAATGTTAATGAAGCTTGTGATTATTTGCTTTGCGATGTAGAAGGTCCAATTGGTCACGATCCTAAAATGTACGAAGATATAATATCTGGTTACGGTATAAGAGATATACCAAGATCCGCCAAAATTCCAATAGAAAAAATAACAACATGGTTGCTTGGAGATTCCTCTAATTCGTCTTTGAAGATATCTGGAAAACAATCTGAGCAGCAATATAAACAATCAAATCCACAATCATATGAATCTGGAAGATTCTCAAAAATATCAAGGGGTAAGCATGGTTTTAGAAGATATTGATTTTGGTATTCTGCAAGAGCTTGCAGATAACCCCCAAACAACAGATATTGTTGTTACAGACACAGGTCACGTTTGGGTAGATAAAGGTTTTGGTTTGCAAGAGTACAATCCAAGAATTCCATTTGATGATCCTATGATTTTGCGAGAATATGCAGTTTGGCTTTGTGCACAATTGGGCAAAAGATTAGATGATTCATGCCCAATCGCAGATGCTTCTAGCCCAGTAGGAGTGCGAGTTCACGCTCTTATTGCTCCAATAGTTTTAAGTGGCGCTGCTATTTCGATTCGTTTTCCTGCTTTAAAACGCTATTGTTTAACAGAGTTAAGCAGTAGAGGAATGTTTCCGATTGAATTATCTAGAATACTTTATCTGTTGGTAACTCAGCGTGCGAATATTTTGATTACGGGAAGCACTGGCTCTGGTAAAACAACGTTAATGAAGTCTCTTTTAGCTTCTTGTGATGAAAAAGACAGAATAGTGACTGTTGAAGAAACAAGAGAATTAGGTTCATTATCTAAGGATCATGTGTCTTTAGCTACAAGAGAAGCAAATGTTGAGGGGGCAGGCAGCGTTGGCTTGTCGGATCTTGTAAAGGCAACTTTGAGGATGAGGCCAGACAGGATTATTTTAGGTGAGTGCAGAGGTCAAGAAATAGCTGATTTATTGCGTGTTTTTACATGTGGTCATAAAGGTGGAATGACAACTTTGCATGCTGATAAAGTCCAAAAGGTGCCAGCCAGATTAATGTCTTTAGGGCTTCTTGCAGGACTGGAACCTTATGCGCTATGTGCTCTTGCTGCGGATGCTTTTGATGTTGTTATACATGTAGAAAGAGTAAATGGTACGCGAGTTGTAAAAGAACTTGGAGTATTGCGTTCTACGGATTCTGGCGCGTTAGAAGGCGTGCCAATTTTAAGATTGAAAAATTACGTTAATTCTAATGATAGTAATTTTTCTGCTCAGATAGAGGCAACGTCTGCTTGGAAAAATTTTGCTGTTAAATGGCATTTACCGTTGAATACAGGATTGTTTCTGTAATTGATAAAGACAGTAAAGGATTTTGAAAATGGGTATTGAAGAATCACTAGCTGCTCTTGTGGCTTCTTTGCGTTCTGGTGCTTCTTTTGAATCGATTATAAGAGGAGACAGCAGCAATGAAATTCGCAATGGACTTATTGAAAAGACCGATAATGTCAATAACAGTTACAACAGTAATAACAGCGAAAGCTATTTCCAAGTTATAAACGTTGAATCTGTGTTCAAATGGATTGATTCTCGCTGTTCTAATAGGATTAAGAATCTTAGCGCTCGCCAAAGAAGTAAAGTTAGAAAAGACATGCGCAAGGTTGCGCAATCGCTTATGTCTGTATACGAATTGAGCAGTTCTATCGGATGCTCTATGACTGATTGTGTTCAAGCTGTTGCTGACTCTTATCATGCCAATAAGAGGGTGAATGATTTAAGATCAGAAGTTTTTGCAATGCCTAAGGCAACTATTAGATTGCTAACTGCTTTACCATTTTTGGCTCTTCTTACTGGACAATTGTTGGGTGTAAATCCAATATTGATGATTTTTACTAGTTCTAGAGGGTATGCATTTTTAGGTATTGGCTTATTGTTTTATGCAATTGGTCTTGTATGGGTTACATGGATTATGAAGTCATCTAAAAAAGCAATGCTGAGTGCTGTTTCTAATGTCGATTAATTAACTAATGGTTATTAAGGATCGTGGAAAATGTTTAAGGCAATTATCGTTTGGATTATTTTAGTAGCTTATATAGTTACGTTATGCAAATTTTTTACTAGACAGATGATTCTTAATCCGTGCTATGAGCGCGCCTGTAAGCCTGCGATTTCTATGAGAAGCAATTACGATTTTAGGCTTAACAAAGTTGAAGATATAGATCCAATTTTGGGTTTGCAAATGATGATAGTTGCTTTAAAAAGCGGAGTTGCAATTACTAGAGCACTTGATGCTGTTGGATCATCTATTCCTGGAGGAAAAGGGATTTGTCTAAGGAATGTTTCTAGAGCACTACTTTCTGGAGATACTTGGATGGAAGCTTGGAGCGCTCCTTATGTGTGCTTCGATAAAAAAGACAAAAATCCATCTGCATCTTTTGTTTTAAGTATGTGGCTTAGACAGTCACTTAGAGAATCATGGAGTTGTGGAAGCTCTCCTGTTCCTGTACTCATAGCAATTTTACAAAATTATGAGCAATCTATGCAAAACGTGGCAAGAACAGAAAGCTCTAGGCTTTCTGTTCGCCTGCTTTTGCCGGTTGGGTTATGTTTTCTGCCAGCGTTTATTTTCGTCGGAATTTTGCCGACAGTATCTGCATTTATGTGTTGATCACAATCTAAAAAATAAAAAATTTGTATCCCAATATTGGGTACATAAATAAAAGAAAAATAATAAAAACAACAAAAAGAAAGGTAACGGTGAGTGATTATGAGATCAATTACTGCTGCATTGTCAACATGGTATTGCGTGTGTTCAATGCGGATGAATGAAGGACTAATTAAAGCTGAACAAGCATGTAATAGCATGCAGAATCGTTTGAGCAAAGATTTAAAGCAGTGTGATGATGGGGCTGTTACGGCAGAATATGCTGTTGTTCTTATAGCTGCCACAGCTTTTGCTACAGCGCTTATTGCTATTGCCAAATCAGATGCTGTTCGTACGGCTATCGGTGATCTTGTTACAAAAGCTCTACATGTTAGCTAGTTTTAAGTAAATAGTCATTTATAAAACTGTTAAGCACTGCGTGAAACTTAAAACATACTTTGAAAAACATTAGATGAAACACTTATAAAGTTTTTTGACTGTGATGTTTATGTGATTTTTTGTGGGATTTTAACTAATGCGAAAAGAAACGAGACAAAATGGAGAATTATGTATTTTTGAACATTTTAGATAAGAGAACGACTAAGAATAATTGTAATAAGATAAATAATTCAAAAGATTCTGGGGCTGTTACCGCAGAATTTGCGATTATTCTTCCTGCAGTTGTGGTACTTGCTTTAACGTTATTTTTTGTTGGTAAATCAGTAGTAAATACAATGAATTGCCATGATGCAGCAGGTCAAGTAGCGTACTATGTTGCTTCGCATCACAATTCTAAAGATGCGCAAAATATAGTATCTAAAGTATCTGGAGTTAATAGTTCTGTAAAAGTCAAATATGTTGGGAATACGGCAGATATTGTTGTAAGCTGCCCAGTTGTGCCAGACCCTTTAAAAGTATTGCCATTGTCTGTAGAAGCTCGCATTAGTCAGGTTTTAATATGAGTCAAAAAATATGTAAGCGATTGAGCATTTTGAATACGCGATATTACAGTTTTAAACATTTGCGTAGAGCAGATTGTGGTTCTGGAACTATGCTCGGCATAGGATTGGTAATAGTAATCTGCTCTATGCTTGTTGTTTGTGCGACTTTAGGGTCAATTTTGGTGCAAAAACATCGAGCCTACGCTCTTGCAAACGCATCGGCTATATCAGGTGCAGTTGCTATGAGAAATATGCAAGATGATGCATGTCAAGTTGCAGAGCGCACAGCAAAGGCAAATGATGGGAAAATAGAATCTTGTGTTGAAAAAGATGATGACGTATTAATCAGTCTAAGTATGCCTTTACGACTTCCTATGGTTAATAAGATAAATGTAACGGCTAGAGCTGGTTTAATAGATTGTGACTAATAAGTGTGTGGAAAATATCAGTGATTCGTGCGATTGGTCATAATGTAGCATGTTAATAGGTAATTAGCATGTTAATGTCTAAATGTTTAGAATAGAACAGAAACTTTGCTCAAGTAGAGTTGAGCTAATATTCAGGCGACGGTAGGTTATAGTTATGGCACTTGCATTGTATCGAAGGTATCGTCCAGACACGTTTGAAGGAGTGATAGGACAGAATCAAGTTACCGTTCCTCTTATGAGAGCGCTAGATCAAGGCAAAATAACGCACGCTTACCTATTTTCGGGTCCACGCGGTTGTGGAAAAACAAGCTCTGCGCGTATTCTTGCTCGTTGTATTAACTGCAAAGAGGGTCCTACTTCTAAGCCATGTGGAAAATGTCAAAGCTGTAAAGATTTGTCTACAGGCGGATCAGGTTCAATAGACGTTGTAGAAATAGATGCTGCAAGTCACAATGGTGTTGACGATGCTAGGGAATTACGCGAACGTGCAGGTTTTGCTCCAGCGCGTGACCGATATAAGATTTTTATTCTTGATGAAGCGCATATGGTAACTCCGCAAGGATTCAATGCTTTGTTGAAGATTGTGGAAGAGCCTCCTGAGCATGTTATGTTTATTTTTGCTACTACTGAACCAGATAAGGTGATTGGAACTATACGTTCTAGAACCCACCATTATCCGTTTAGACTTGTTCCTCCAGAAGTAATGGGACCGTATCTGGAAGACATTTGTAAAAAGGAAGGTATTCAAGCGCAAAAGGGTGTTTTGCGGCTTGCTATGCGCGCTGGCGGCGGATCCATGCGAGATACATTATCTGTTTTAGATCAACTTATGATTGGTTCAGATAATGGTGTTATCTCGTTAGATTCAGCAGTTGCTTTGCTTGGTTTTACGCCTTCTAATCTTATTGCAGATGTTATTGATGCCCTTATTGAAAAAGACGGTGCAAAACTATATGAAGTTGTACAAAAAGTGGTAGTTGGAGGATTTGACACTCGTAAGTTTGTGGAAGATCTTCTCGGACGATTGCGTGATTTGTTGCTTTTGGTTTCTGCTGGTCCCAATTGTGCTAAAAACTTGTTAGGCGATTTATCGCCAGAAGACATGCAAGATTTGCAACGTCAATCAAGTCAGCTCACTTTGCGAAGCTTGTCTAAAATGGCAGAAATCGTCAATAATGCTTTTGCTGGAATGGCAAATGCTGTTTCGCCTAGAATGAATCTTGAGATTCTTATGGCTAGATTGCTTGCTGATATGCAATCTGGTACTACTGTACAGGAATCATTTGCTCAATCTAATAATCAATCTCTTGCAAAGTCTTCCTCACATCCTGCATCTTCTGCAAGGCATTTTATTGGTTCAAATTCTGCTGTAAATTCAGTCAATCCAGTGAATAGTACAGTTAATCCAGTAAATCCAGTAAATAATCCAGTTAATCCAGTAAACATTGCTGAAAATCATACAGTAACTCTTGATGATAAATCTGAAATCAACAATAACACGCAAGCGAATTGGTCAACTGCAAACGTTGAAAAACAGACAACACAAGAGCTTGACGTGGATGAAACTTGGGACAATCTGGTTAAAAATTTGCCAGACGATGTTCGTGAATACGTAGAGAGAGATCGCGTTCCAAAAGTTAGATTAGACGATGGGAATGCGGCAAAAAGAAGGCTTGTATTAACTTTTGACCAGCCTATAAGCCAACATGCTTTTGCGCTCGCGATTTGCACAACAGAACCTTGCGATGGTAAAAAAGTGCCAGTTGTGGTTATGAACAAAGTAAAGGATGTGTTTGGGAAAAACGTTGCAATAGCTCCAGATTTAGTAGCTGCAAACGGCGAAAAAGTGGAGTCTGTTGCAAGAATGACTTCGCAACGACTTGCACAAGTTAAGCGAGACTTGCTTATGCGAAAAGCTGGAATCGTAAAAGGATTCGGAAAAATAATCGAGAAAAGCTCTGATTCAAATTCAAATAATGCGGATTCCAGTAGCGATGATGCTGGCTCTAGTGACGATTCAAGTGCTGGTGCGGAGGCTTTCGATTCATCTGGTTCTGCAATTTCAGAAAGTGCTTTAGATTTAGATATTGAGAAAGATGACGCATGGGCAGGTATGGGATCTGCTCCAATGGGAGATGCGATTGCTGCATTGCAGAATGCAGATTTTAATGTTGGAGTGGTAAGCGCTTCAGAAAACGCAGATAACGTTGCGTCAAACGCGCAGCAATGGGGTCAAAAATCGCAGATAAGTCATCAAAATTTGCAGCGCGAAAATTCAGAATCGCAGGTAGACAATGAGTCAAAAGCGCGAATCTCTAATGGTGTAAACGGCGCTCAAGAAGACGAATGCTCCATGCAGGATGAATCGTTAGAGTCTGCAACCAATTTGAGCATAGATGATTTAGAGAAGATGTTTGAGGTGAAATCTGTAAAAGAATTCGCTGCAAGTGATCCAAAAAATCCTAAAAATGCAGGATTGCATAAGCGAAAGCAAGAGGAGTAAGTAAAAGTGCATAACGTGTCATCGTATGACGGTGCAATAGGCAGAGTTATTGATGCGTTCTCTAAGCTTCCAGGAATAGGGCCAAAAGGCGCGCAACGAATTGCATTCTACATACTTTCATCATCTGATGTACAAACGCAGGATTTAATTGACGCAATCAGTGACTTGCGCGAGAATGTGCGATTTTGTGAAATTTGCGGAAACGTTTGCGAGCAAAGCCCTTGTGTTATTTGCCAAGATCCGCGCAGAGATCACACAAAAATATGCGTTGTAGAAGAGCCAAAAGACATTATGAGCATTGAGAGAACTCACGAATACGCTGGCGTTTATCACGTTTTGGGCGGTGCCATTAATCCAATGGCAAATGTGGGTCCTGCAGATTTGAAAATAACGCAACTGCTTGAGCGCCTAAAAGACGCGCAAGTAAAAGAAGTTATTTTAGCGCTTGACCCAAATATTGAAGGAGAAGCTACAGTAACTTATTTAGCACGTTTACTTGAGCCGCTTGACATAAGTATTACGCGACTTGCAAGCGGATTGCCAGTTGGTGGAGACTTAGAGTATGCAGACGAGATAACTCTTGGTCGCGCATTTGCAGGAAGACAAGAAGTATAAAAGATTTGTGGACTCGTAAGTAAACGCGTTTGATAAGTCGCCAGCAACCGCTTGTTGCATATACGCCACTCACAATATCTCTAAAACTAAAAATAAATAGAGCACAGTTGGTAGTCTAATTTCAGATTAATCTTATTTGGATTAATTCTTATTGCATTAGCGTGCTTTAGATAACAGTGACGGCTGAACATAAGGGGTTAGAATGGCTCTTATAGTGCAGAAATACGGTGGCTCGTCCGTAGAAGATACGGACGCAATTCAGCGTGTAGCCAAAAGAATTCTTGATACAAAAGCTGCTGGTAATGATGTTGCTGTTGTTGTTTCCGCTATGGGAGATACCACAGACGACTTGATTGACCAAGCAATGAGTGTAAATGCGCATCCGCCTGCCAGAGAGATGGATATGCTTATGACTGCAGGAGAGCGTATTTCGATGAGTCTTCTAGCAATGGCTATTCATGCTCAAGGCTCGCACGCATACTCTTTTACTGGTTCTCAAGCTGGATTTATGACAGACGCGCAATTTGGAGCAGCTCATATTCGTGCAGTAAAGCCAGATCGTGTTCAGCATGCGCTTAAAAAAGGCAGTGTTGCTATTGTTGCAGGATTCCAAGGAATTAGCGAGGTTGGTGACGACACAACGCTTGGCAGAGGCGGATCAGACACTTCGGCAGTGGCACTTGCTGTTGCTCTTGGAGCAGATGTTTGCGAGATTTATACAGATGTTGATGGCGTATTTACGGCAGATCCTCGAATTGTTCCAACCGCAAAGCGAATTCCTGTTATTGATTACGATTCAATGCTTGAGATGTCGTCTTGCGGATCTCGAGTGTTAGCTTTGAGATGCGTTGAATACGCGCAAAGATTCAGTATGCCTCTTCATGTTCGCAGCTCGTTTTCGCACAGAAACGGAACATTAATTGTGCCGAGTGGAGTAGACCCAAAGAGTTTGCCGAATTTAAGCTAATTATTTATTAAAGAAGACACAAGCATAACAACAGACAGAACGTATAGGCAATAGACAGAAGGTGGCAAAAATGGTAAATAAAATGGCAAATGTAGATATTCGTTCAACAATGGGTGATTTGTTCCCAGATTTAGGCCCAGAAACACCAGTGATTTCAGGCGTTGCGCATGATAGAAGCGAATCTATGATTACTCTTCGAGGCGTTCCCGATAAGCCTGGAAATGCCGCAAAAGTGTTTACAACTCTTGCTGCTGCAGACGTTAACATAGACATGATTGCTCAGGCAAGCGCATCCACCGAAACGGCTGACATATCGCTTACGGCTCCAAGCTCGGCTTTGGATGCCGTTTGCAAGGTTTTGCAGGGTGCGCGCGGCGAATTGCAATTTACGTCTATGGATGTAGACCCTTCTGTTGGCAAAGTCGCAGTTGTTGGCGTTGGAATGAAAACCTATTCTGGTCTCGCAGCCACCTTCTTTACAGCGTTAAGCGATCACGGTATTAATATTCTTATGATTTCTACATCGGAAATTCGTATTGCTGCGATTGTTCCAGTAAAACAGCTTGACGAGGCGGTTCGTGCGCTTCACACAGCCTACGGATTAGACGCAAGCAAAGTTGAAGCTGTTGTTTATGGAGGAAGCGGGCGCTGATCGCGCAAAAACACGCAAAATAAGGGAGACAAAATGGCAATCATAAGCAATACAGGCGTAAACCTTGCGGTTTTAGGTGCAACGGGTCAGGTTGGAATGGTTATGCGTCGCGTATTAGACGAGCGCGATTTTCCAATTAAAAACTTGCGATTTTTGGCTTCCGCGCACTCTGCTGGAACTGTTTTGAACTATCGAGGCAAAGATGTTGTTGTAGAAGACGTAGAAAAAGCAGATTTAAGCGGAATTGACATTGCGATTTTCTCCGCAGGCGGCGGAACATCCAAAGTGTGGGCACCTCGATTCGCGGATGCGGGTGCAATTGTAATAGATAATTCTTCTCAATGGCGTATGCATAACGATGTGCCTCTGGTAGTTGCAGAAGTAAACCCAGAAGATTTAAATGATATTCCGTGTGGAATAGTGGCGAATCCTAATTGCACAACAATGGCGTGCATGCCTGTTTTAAAACCGCTTTCTGACGCTTTTGGTCTAAGGCGACTTATTGTATCTTCTTATCAGGCAGTTTCTGGAGCTGGTAGAGCTGGAGCATTGCAGCTTATGAACGAAGCGCAAGCTGCCTTAGATCAAGGAGCGGATAAGCTTGTGTTTGATGGAGATGCTATTGATTTTCCGCAGCCAACCAAAGTTGCGCGTACAATTGCATTCAACGTTGTGCCATTTATCGGCGCGATTGTTGAGGACGGATCGCAAGAAACCGACGAGGAGCAAAAGCTTCGCAACGAAAGTCGTAAGATTCTTCATCTGCCAAAGCTTGCAGCGAGTTGCACATGCGTGCGCGTGGGCGTTTTTACTGGTCACGGAATGAGCATTAATGCCGAATTTGAGCGCGATGTAACTCCAGATATGGCTCGCGAAGTATTAAACAAGGCTCCGGGAGCCGAGCTTAGCGATATTCCTACTCCGCAACTTGCTGCAGGAAAGTCTGCAAGCTACGTTGGGCGTATTCGCCAAGATCAAGCGGTTGATGGAAAGCGCGGATTGGCAATGTTTATTACAAATGACAATCTTCGTAAGGGTGCTGCTCTTAACGCCGTGCAATTGGCGGAAATCGTAGCTAAAAAACGACACTTTGTAGATTGATTAGACCTGCGCGAATTAGCTATTATAAAAAATTTTACGTAAAATGTAATTATGTCTATAGCTTCGCAAGAAATACAAAAGCAGCTTGATCGCATTGTTGCTCTTGGCTACCCAGATGTTGCAGATATGAGTGCTGCATCGTTTCGTGCTTTAGCTTTGCCGCTTATTCGCGCTCTTGAGCAAAGCGATTTGGGTACTAATATTCTTCTTGTGCCTACTCGCGAGCTAGTTTCTCCAGAATCCTTAATTTCTAGGACGAGTATTGATCGTATGGCTGGTTTTACAACAATGCCGCC contains:
- a CDS encoding CpaF family protein translates to MVLEDIDFGILQELADNPQTTDIVVTDTGHVWVDKGFGLQEYNPRIPFDDPMILREYAVWLCAQLGKRLDDSCPIADASSPVGVRVHALIAPIVLSGAAISIRFPALKRYCLTELSSRGMFPIELSRILYLLVTQRANILITGSTGSGKTTLMKSLLASCDEKDRIVTVEETRELGSLSKDHVSLATREANVEGAGSVGLSDLVKATLRMRPDRIILGECRGQEIADLLRVFTCGHKGGMTTLHADKVQKVPARLMSLGLLAGLEPYALCALAADAFDVVIHVERVNGTRVVKELGVLRSTDSGALEGVPILRLKNYVNSNDSNFSAQIEATSAWKNFAVKWHLPLNTGLFL
- a CDS encoding type II secretion system F family protein translates to MGIEESLAALVASLRSGASFESIIRGDSSNEIRNGLIEKTDNVNNSYNSNNSESYFQVINVESVFKWIDSRCSNRIKNLSARQRSKVRKDMRKVAQSLMSVYELSSSIGCSMTDCVQAVADSYHANKRVNDLRSEVFAMPKATIRLLTALPFLALLTGQLLGVNPILMIFTSSRGYAFLGIGLLFYAIGLVWVTWIMKSSKKAMLSAVSNVD
- a CDS encoding type II secretion system F family protein, producing the protein MFKAIIVWIILVAYIVTLCKFFTRQMILNPCYERACKPAISMRSNYDFRLNKVEDIDPILGLQMMIVALKSGVAITRALDAVGSSIPGGKGICLRNVSRALLSGDTWMEAWSAPYVCFDKKDKNPSASFVLSMWLRQSLRESWSCGSSPVPVLIAILQNYEQSMQNVARTESSRLSVRLLLPVGLCFLPAFIFVGILPTVSAFMC
- a CDS encoding DUF4244 domain-containing protein; the protein is MRSITAALSTWYCVCSMRMNEGLIKAEQACNSMQNRLSKDLKQCDDGAVTAEYAVVLIAATAFATALIAIAKSDAVRTAIGDLVTKALHVS
- a CDS encoding TadE/TadG family type IV pilus assembly protein, with the protein product MENYVFLNILDKRTTKNNCNKINNSKDSGAVTAEFAIILPAVVVLALTLFFVGKSVVNTMNCHDAAGQVAYYVASHHNSKDAQNIVSKVSGVNSSVKVKYVGNTADIVVSCPVVPDPLKVLPLSVEARISQVLI
- a CDS encoding Rv3654c family TadE-like protein, whose protein sequence is MSQKICKRLSILNTRYYSFKHLRRADCGSGTMLGIGLVIVICSMLVVCATLGSILVQKHRAYALANASAISGAVAMRNMQDDACQVAERTAKANDGKIESCVEKDDDVLISLSMPLRLPMVNKINVTARAGLIDCD
- the dnaX gene encoding DNA polymerase III subunit gamma/tau, whose amino-acid sequence is MALALYRRYRPDTFEGVIGQNQVTVPLMRALDQGKITHAYLFSGPRGCGKTSSARILARCINCKEGPTSKPCGKCQSCKDLSTGGSGSIDVVEIDAASHNGVDDARELRERAGFAPARDRYKIFILDEAHMVTPQGFNALLKIVEEPPEHVMFIFATTEPDKVIGTIRSRTHHYPFRLVPPEVMGPYLEDICKKEGIQAQKGVLRLAMRAGGGSMRDTLSVLDQLMIGSDNGVISLDSAVALLGFTPSNLIADVIDALIEKDGAKLYEVVQKVVVGGFDTRKFVEDLLGRLRDLLLLVSAGPNCAKNLLGDLSPEDMQDLQRQSSQLTLRSLSKMAEIVNNAFAGMANAVSPRMNLEILMARLLADMQSGTTVQESFAQSNNQSLAKSSSHPASSARHFIGSNSAVNSVNPVNSTVNPVNPVNNPVNPVNIAENHTVTLDDKSEINNNTQANWSTANVEKQTTQELDVDETWDNLVKNLPDDVREYVERDRVPKVRLDDGNAAKRRLVLTFDQPISQHAFALAICTTEPCDGKKVPVVVMNKVKDVFGKNVAIAPDLVAANGEKVESVARMTSQRLAQVKRDLLMRKAGIVKGFGKIIEKSSDSNSNNADSSSDDAGSSDDSSAGAEAFDSSGSAISESALDLDIEKDDAWAGMGSAPMGDAIAALQNADFNVGVVSASENADNVASNAQQWGQKSQISHQNLQRENSESQVDNESKARISNGVNGAQEDECSMQDESLESATNLSIDDLEKMFEVKSVKEFAASDPKNPKNAGLHKRKQEE
- the recR gene encoding recombination mediator RecR gives rise to the protein MHNVSSYDGAIGRVIDAFSKLPGIGPKGAQRIAFYILSSSDVQTQDLIDAISDLRENVRFCEICGNVCEQSPCVICQDPRRDHTKICVVEEPKDIMSIERTHEYAGVYHVLGGAINPMANVGPADLKITQLLERLKDAQVKEVILALDPNIEGEATVTYLARLLEPLDISITRLASGLPVGGDLEYADEITLGRAFAGRQEV
- a CDS encoding aspartate kinase — encoded protein: MALIVQKYGGSSVEDTDAIQRVAKRILDTKAAGNDVAVVVSAMGDTTDDLIDQAMSVNAHPPAREMDMLMTAGERISMSLLAMAIHAQGSHAYSFTGSQAGFMTDAQFGAAHIRAVKPDRVQHALKKGSVAIVAGFQGISEVGDDTTLGRGGSDTSAVALAVALGADVCEIYTDVDGVFTADPRIVPTAKRIPVIDYDSMLEMSSCGSRVLALRCVEYAQRFSMPLHVRSSFSHRNGTLIVPSGVDPKSLPNLS
- a CDS encoding ACT domain-containing protein yields the protein MVNKMANVDIRSTMGDLFPDLGPETPVISGVAHDRSESMITLRGVPDKPGNAAKVFTTLAAADVNIDMIAQASASTETADISLTAPSSALDAVCKVLQGARGELQFTSMDVDPSVGKVAVVGVGMKTYSGLAATFFTALSDHGINILMISTSEIRIAAIVPVKQLDEAVRALHTAYGLDASKVEAVVYGGSGR
- a CDS encoding aspartate-semialdehyde dehydrogenase gives rise to the protein MAIISNTGVNLAVLGATGQVGMVMRRVLDERDFPIKNLRFLASAHSAGTVLNYRGKDVVVEDVEKADLSGIDIAIFSAGGGTSKVWAPRFADAGAIVIDNSSQWRMHNDVPLVVAEVNPEDLNDIPCGIVANPNCTTMACMPVLKPLSDAFGLRRLIVSSYQAVSGAGRAGALQLMNEAQAALDQGADKLVFDGDAIDFPQPTKVARTIAFNVVPFIGAIVEDGSQETDEEQKLRNESRKILHLPKLAASCTCVRVGVFTGHGMSINAEFERDVTPDMAREVLNKAPGAELSDIPTPQLAAGKSASYVGRIRQDQAVDGKRGLAMFITNDNLRKGAALNAVQLAEIVAKKRHFVD